In Streptomyces sp. NBC_01426, one genomic interval encodes:
- the lysA gene encoding diaminopimelate decarboxylase, with protein MSRSAHPAGPRHADVLPEGHYAPPPADLNALDEKVWARTVTRGDDGVVSVGGVEVTRLAEEFGTPAFFLDEADFRARCRAWAHAFGPDADVFYAGKAFLSKAVVKWLKEEGLNLDVCSGGELATALAAEMPAERIAFHGNNKSVAEITRAIEAGVGRIVLDSYQEIARVAHIARELGVRQPVQIRVTVGVEAHTHEFIATAHEDQKFGIAVADGSAAEAVRRALGHDSLELLGVHSHIGSQIFDMAGFEVSAKRVVRLLAAVRDEHGIELPEIDLGGGLGIAYTSADDPREPHEIAKALHEIVARECESAGLRAPRISVEPGRAIVGPTAFTLYEVGTIKPLEGLRTYVSVDGGMSDNIRTALYDAEYTVNLVSRVSDAEPMLVRVVGKHCESGDIVVKDAFLPADLAPGDLLAVPATGAYCRSMASNYNHSLRPPVVAVRDGQARVIVRRETEEDLLSLDLG; from the coding sequence ATGAGCCGTTCCGCGCACCCCGCCGGCCCCCGCCACGCCGACGTCCTGCCCGAGGGCCACTACGCCCCGCCGCCCGCCGACCTGAACGCGCTCGACGAGAAGGTCTGGGCCCGGACCGTCACGCGCGGCGACGACGGCGTGGTCAGCGTCGGGGGAGTCGAAGTGACCCGGCTCGCCGAGGAGTTCGGGACACCCGCCTTCTTCCTCGACGAGGCGGACTTCCGCGCCCGCTGCCGCGCCTGGGCACACGCCTTCGGGCCGGACGCGGACGTGTTCTATGCCGGCAAGGCGTTCCTATCCAAGGCCGTCGTGAAGTGGCTCAAGGAAGAGGGGCTCAACCTCGACGTCTGCTCCGGTGGCGAGCTGGCCACGGCGCTCGCCGCCGAGATGCCCGCCGAGCGCATCGCCTTCCACGGCAACAACAAGTCCGTCGCCGAGATCACCCGCGCCATCGAGGCCGGCGTCGGTCGCATCGTCCTCGACTCCTACCAGGAGATCGCCCGCGTCGCGCACATCGCGCGTGAGCTGGGCGTACGGCAGCCGGTGCAGATCCGCGTGACCGTCGGCGTGGAGGCGCACACCCACGAGTTCATCGCCACCGCCCACGAGGACCAGAAGTTCGGCATCGCCGTCGCGGACGGCTCCGCCGCCGAGGCCGTGCGCCGCGCACTCGGACACGACAGCCTGGAGCTGCTCGGCGTCCACTCCCACATCGGCTCGCAGATCTTCGACATGGCGGGCTTCGAGGTGTCGGCCAAGCGCGTGGTCCGGCTGCTGGCCGCCGTCCGCGACGAGCACGGCATCGAACTCCCGGAGATCGACCTGGGCGGCGGCCTCGGCATCGCCTACACCTCCGCGGACGACCCGCGCGAGCCCCACGAGATCGCGAAGGCCCTGCACGAGATCGTCGCCCGCGAATGCGAGTCGGCCGGGCTGCGCGCCCCGCGGATCTCCGTGGAACCCGGACGGGCGATCGTCGGCCCGACGGCCTTCACCCTGTACGAGGTCGGCACGATCAAGCCGCTGGAGGGGCTGCGGACGTACGTGTCCGTCGACGGCGGCATGTCCGACAACATCCGTACCGCCCTCTACGACGCCGAGTACACGGTCAACCTGGTCTCGCGCGTCTCCGACGCCGAACCGATGCTCGTCCGCGTCGTCGGCAAGCACTGCGAGAGCGGCGACATCGTGGTCAAGGACGCGTTCCTGCCGGCCGACCTGGCCCCGGGCGACCTGCTGGCCGTACCCGCCACCGGCGCGTACTGCCGCTCCATGGCCAGCAACTACAACCACTCGCTGCGCCCGCCCGTCGTCGCTGTGCGCGACGGACAGGCGCGCGTGATCGTCCGTCGGGAGACGGAGGAGGATCTCCTGAGTCTCGACCTCGGATGA
- the ku gene encoding non-homologous end joining protein Ku, protein MRATWKGAISFGLVTIPVQLFTATEEHDIPLRQVHGKDGSRVRLRRVCEAEDVEIPYHEITKGYEAPDGSMIMLSDEDLADLPLPSKKLIDVLAFVDASTIDPLMFSKAYYVGTSDRAAAKPYALLREALTESGQIAVTKIAIRSREALAVLRVHEDTLVLQTCLWPDEVRPAAGITPEGDVTIRPQELQMARSLMDMLSQDFDLSALHDEYQEALQQVIEARLQGVEPPREEEEAAPAGGKVIDLMAALENSVRAARESRGEPAAADGGTDAEVRTLPVPGHTRKAAAEKKAAAKKAPPAKRAAPAATAKTTQARKATGSAAKKATTSTTTPKETGGKKSTAARKSTAKTPTSRTAATKSTAASATKTTRTAKTATAAAKTATAKKTTRRAASA, encoded by the coding sequence ATGAGGGCTACCTGGAAGGGAGCCATCTCGTTCGGGCTGGTCACGATCCCGGTGCAGCTCTTCACGGCCACGGAGGAGCACGACATTCCGCTCCGCCAGGTGCACGGGAAGGACGGCTCCCGGGTGCGGCTGCGGCGCGTCTGCGAGGCCGAGGACGTGGAGATCCCGTACCACGAGATCACCAAGGGTTACGAGGCCCCGGACGGCAGCATGATCATGCTGTCCGACGAGGACCTCGCCGACCTCCCCCTCCCGAGCAAGAAGCTCATCGACGTGCTGGCGTTCGTGGACGCCTCGACGATCGATCCGCTGATGTTCTCCAAGGCCTACTACGTCGGCACGTCCGACCGCGCCGCCGCCAAGCCGTACGCCCTGCTCCGCGAGGCCCTCACCGAGTCCGGGCAGATCGCCGTCACGAAGATCGCCATCCGGTCCCGCGAGGCCCTCGCCGTGCTCCGGGTCCACGAGGACACCCTGGTCCTCCAGACCTGCCTGTGGCCCGACGAGGTCCGACCCGCAGCGGGCATCACCCCGGAGGGGGACGTGACGATCCGGCCCCAGGAACTCCAAATGGCCCGCTCGCTCATGGACATGCTTTCCCAGGACTTCGACCTGTCCGCGCTGCACGACGAGTACCAGGAGGCCCTCCAACAGGTCATCGAGGCCCGACTCCAGGGCGTCGAGCCGCCCCGCGAAGAGGAGGAGGCCGCCCCGGCCGGCGGGAAGGTCATCGACCTGATGGCCGCCCTGGAGAACAGCGTCCGCGCGGCCAGGGAATCTCGCGGGGAGCCCGCCGCGGCCGACGGCGGGACGGACGCCGAGGTGCGCACGCTGCCCGTGCCCGGCCACACGAGGAAGGCCGCGGCGGAGAAGAAGGCCGCCGCGAAGAAGGCCCCACCCGCGAAGCGGGCGGCCCCCGCGGCGACGGCGAAGACGACCCAGGCCCGCAAGGCCACCGGTTCCGCGGCGAAGAAGGCCACCACCTCCACCACCACGCCCAAGGAGACCGGCGGCAAGAAGAGCACCGCCGCCAGGAAGTCCACGGCGAAGACGCCCACGAGCAGGACCGCCGCCACGAAGAGCACGGCAGCGTCGGCGACGAAGACGACGCGCACGGCGAAAACGGCGACCGCCGCGGCGAAGACCGCGACGGCGAAGAAGACCACCCGGCGCGCGGCCTCGGCCTGA
- a CDS encoding homoserine dehydrogenase, translated as MMRTRPLKVALLGCGVVGSEVARIMTTHAEDLTARIGAPVELAGVAVRRPSKVREGIDPALVTTDATALLKRGDIDVAIEVIGGIEPARALIHTAFEHGISVVSANKALLAQDGAALHAAADAAGLDLYYEAAVAGAIPLVRPMRESLAGDKINRVMGIVNGTTNFILDKMDSTGAGYQEALDEATALGYAEADPTADVEGYDAAAKAAILAGIAFHTRARLDDVYREGMTEVSAADFASAKRMGCTIKLLAILERAADGQSVTARVHPAMIPLSHPLASVREAYNAVFVEAEAAGRLMFYGPGAGGAPTASAVLGDLVAVCRNKLAEATGPGESAYTQLPVSTMGDVVTRYHISLDVADKPGVLAQVATTFAEHGVSIDTVRQQGKDGEASLVVVTHRAHDAALSGTVEALRKLDTVRGVDSIMRVEGE; from the coding sequence ATGATGCGTACGCGTCCGCTGAAGGTGGCGCTGCTGGGCTGTGGAGTGGTCGGCTCAGAGGTGGCGCGCATCATGACGACGCACGCCGAAGACCTCACGGCCAGGATCGGCGCGCCCGTCGAGCTCGCCGGCGTGGCCGTGCGCCGCCCCTCCAAGGTGCGCGAGGGCATCGACCCGGCGCTCGTCACCACCGACGCGACCGCCCTCCTCAAACGCGGTGACATCGACGTCGCCATCGAGGTCATCGGCGGCATCGAGCCGGCCCGCGCCCTCATCCACACCGCGTTCGAGCACGGCATCTCCGTGGTCTCGGCGAACAAGGCGCTGCTCGCCCAGGATGGCGCCGCGCTGCACGCCGCGGCCGACGCCGCGGGGCTGGACCTGTACTACGAGGCGGCCGTCGCCGGCGCCATCCCGCTGGTCCGCCCGATGCGCGAGTCCCTCGCCGGCGACAAGATCAACCGGGTGATGGGCATCGTCAACGGCACGACGAACTTCATCCTCGACAAGATGGACTCGACCGGCGCGGGCTACCAGGAGGCCCTCGACGAGGCCACCGCCCTCGGTTATGCCGAGGCCGACCCGACTGCCGACGTCGAGGGCTACGACGCCGCCGCCAAGGCCGCGATCCTCGCCGGCATCGCCTTCCACACCCGGGCCCGCCTCGACGACGTGTACCGCGAGGGCATGACCGAGGTCAGCGCCGCGGACTTCGCCTCCGCCAAGCGGATGGGCTGCACCATCAAGCTCCTCGCGATCCTGGAGCGCGCCGCCGACGGCCAGTCCGTCACCGCCCGCGTGCACCCCGCGATGATCCCGCTCAGCCACCCGCTGGCGTCCGTCCGCGAGGCGTACAACGCCGTCTTCGTCGAGGCGGAGGCCGCCGGTCGGCTCATGTTCTACGGGCCCGGCGCGGGCGGTGCCCCCACCGCGTCCGCGGTCCTCGGCGACCTCGTCGCCGTCTGCCGCAACAAGCTCGCCGAGGCAACGGGGCCCGGCGAGTCGGCGTACACCCAGCTGCCGGTCAGCACCATGGGCGATGTCGTCACGCGCTACCACATCAGCCTCGATGTGGCGGACAAGCCGGGCGTCCTCGCCCAGGTGGCGACGACGTTCGCGGAGCACGGTGTCTCTATCGACACCGTCCGGCAGCAGGGCAAGGACGGCGAGGCCTCCCTCGTCGTCGTCACTCACCGCGCGCACGACGCCGCCCTCTCCGGGACCGTCGAGGCGCTGCGGAAGCTGGACACCGTGCGCGGTGTCGACAGCATCATGCGTGTTGAAGGGGAGTAA
- a CDS encoding ATP-dependent DNA ligase, with protein MRVALANAVATLPREPGLAYEPKFDGHRLVIVRTAEETVLQARSGRIVTAAFPDLAAAALMLPAGTVLDGEVVVWHAGRTDFALVQRRAAATPGRAALLARTLPASYAAFDVLELAGLDVRARPYERRRALLVDLLLPLGPPLQPVPMTTDPELAETWYETLPAGGIEGLVVKRLDQSYPAGRRGWRKLRHTNVRDAAVIGHTGTPRRPLALVLVLPGEDEEPLVSSPLSPGLRTELAATLARRAQTAPAGATVTAIGLGEVPYHPLDPPLAAEVRQTSGRHPPPEVLRLRTDLP; from the coding sequence ATCCGGGTCGCACTCGCCAACGCCGTCGCCACCCTGCCGCGCGAGCCGGGCCTCGCGTACGAGCCGAAGTTCGACGGACACCGCCTCGTCATCGTGCGCACGGCCGAGGAAACGGTGCTCCAGGCCCGCTCCGGGCGAATCGTCACCGCCGCCTTCCCCGACCTCGCGGCGGCGGCGCTGATGCTGCCCGCCGGCACCGTCCTCGACGGGGAAGTGGTCGTCTGGCACGCCGGACGGACCGATTTCGCGCTCGTCCAACGACGGGCGGCCGCCACCCCGGGCAGGGCCGCGCTGCTCGCCCGGACCCTCCCCGCCTCGTACGCGGCCTTCGACGTACTGGAACTCGCCGGGCTCGACGTGCGCGCCCGCCCGTACGAACGGCGCCGCGCCCTCCTCGTCGACCTGCTGCTCCCGCTCGGCCCACCCCTCCAACCGGTGCCCATGACCACCGACCCGGAACTCGCCGAGACCTGGTACGAGACCCTGCCCGCCGGCGGCATCGAGGGCCTCGTCGTCAAACGGCTGGACCAGTCCTACCCGGCCGGCCGGCGCGGCTGGCGCAAGCTCCGCCACACCAACGTCCGGGACGCGGCCGTCATCGGCCACACCGGCACCCCGCGCCGCCCGCTCGCGCTGGTCCTCGTCCTCCCCGGCGAGGACGAGGAACCGCTGGTCTCCAGCCCCCTGTCCCCGGGGCTGCGCACCGAACTGGCCGCGACCCTGGCCCGCCGCGCGCAGACCGCCCCCGCCGGGGCGACCGTGACCGCCATCGGCCTCGGTGAGGTCCCGTACCACCCGCTGGACCCGCCCCTGGCGGCGGAAGTGCGCCAGACCTCGGGCCGCCACCCGCCCCCGGAGGTCCTGCGCCTGCGCACCGACCTGCCCTGA
- a CDS encoding response regulator, translating into MRRPQGVEVAKTRTRGLWRTYSRVVSGASGRVLVVDDNKVIRQLIKVNLELEGFEVVTANDGAECLDVVHQVCPDVITLDVVMPRLDGFGAAAQLRADPRTRHLPVAIVSACTQYEVEVGIAAGVDAFLAKPFEPAELVRVVRRLAERRDRRERKGTPAGRGRG; encoded by the coding sequence GTGCGTCGCCCGCAGGGGGTGGAAGTGGCAAAAACCCGGACGCGGGGCCTGTGGCGGACCTACTCTCGAGTTGTGTCAGGCGCCTCGGGTCGGGTGCTTGTTGTCGACGACAACAAGGTCATCCGGCAGTTGATCAAGGTCAATCTCGAGCTGGAGGGCTTCGAGGTCGTGACCGCGAACGATGGTGCCGAGTGCCTGGACGTCGTGCACCAGGTGTGTCCCGACGTGATCACCCTCGATGTGGTCATGCCCCGGTTGGACGGGTTCGGGGCGGCCGCGCAGTTGCGGGCCGATCCGCGGACGCGGCACCTGCCCGTCGCCATCGTCAGCGCGTGCACCCAGTACGAGGTCGAGGTCGGGATCGCCGCCGGTGTGGACGCGTTCCTCGCCAAGCCCTTCGAGCCCGCCGAGCTGGTGCGCGTCGTGCGCAGGCTGGCCGAGCGTCGGGACCGGCGCGAGCGGAAAGGGACACCGGCAGGGAGAGGGCGAGGGTAA
- a CDS encoding nuclease-related domain-containing protein has translation MPGLKVLPSGRPGRGRLYVNLPDGEAVAWYDRRTNRVSLLSDTRREAVLTALRPYLTGDWTVGPPPVPTAADLLRLALPPDEDLAPNRPGEPLVGELTYGSPGARARHRIRQELQALERMGAELDALESEDCRVLHAVPLPDGGVIDHLLIGPPGVFCVRTVPGRRQRARIGDLLLTVGRAEPGPEPRSARLAAAYATRVLAAPVVPALALVEASRVEAAPTLRDVRILQPGTAAAHFASTPATLKPPDVDALYALARDTRTWLGPAWPRTGARA, from the coding sequence ATGCCCGGACTCAAGGTGCTGCCGAGCGGCCGGCCCGGCCGAGGTCGGCTGTACGTCAACCTGCCCGACGGCGAGGCGGTCGCCTGGTACGACCGGCGGACCAACCGGGTCAGTCTGCTGTCGGACACCCGCCGCGAGGCGGTCCTGACGGCCCTGCGCCCGTACCTGACCGGCGACTGGACCGTCGGCCCGCCCCCGGTGCCCACGGCCGCCGACCTGCTCCGCCTCGCGCTGCCCCCGGACGAGGACCTCGCCCCGAACCGGCCGGGGGAGCCCCTGGTGGGCGAGCTGACGTACGGCTCTCCGGGCGCCCGGGCCCGGCACCGGATCCGCCAGGAACTCCAGGCGCTGGAACGGATGGGCGCCGAACTCGACGCACTGGAGAGCGAGGACTGCCGGGTCCTGCACGCCGTCCCGCTGCCCGACGGCGGCGTGATCGACCACCTGCTCATCGGGCCGCCCGGGGTCTTCTGCGTCCGCACCGTCCCCGGACGCCGTCAGCGTGCCCGGATCGGGGACCTCCTGCTCACCGTGGGCCGCGCCGAACCCGGCCCGGAACCCCGCTCGGCCCGCCTCGCGGCCGCGTACGCCACCCGTGTGCTGGCGGCGCCGGTCGTCCCCGCGCTCGCCCTCGTCGAGGCCTCCCGGGTCGAGGCGGCGCCCACCCTGCGCGACGTACGGATCCTCCAACCCGGCACCGCCGCCGCCCACTTCGCCTCGACCCCGGCCACCCTCAAGCCCCCGGACGTCGACGCCCTGTACGCCCTCGCCCGCGACACCCGCACCTGGCTCGGCCCCGCCTGGCCACGGACCGGGGCCCGCGCTTAG
- the nrtL gene encoding ArgS-related anticodon-binding protein NrtL: protein MTPADLSRTVVRAVRCAVEDGELPVDAVVPERVVVERTRPGGVGEYATPVAFQVARSARRAPGEVAAVLARRLEVSDGIERVEITGAGFLNFVLRKRSVADLVREIHAQGIRYGCAPDSDQEQDQDQDHGQGLAVVPAPRTELRARVVRDVLLRIAATQTAEPAPSAPSSPNIAPVPAREGDVVARFGVDGAAWAMLSVAPHESPVFTERLLAQDESNEFFRVRYAHSRARALTRNAAQLGFESLPGEVVGEDTLLRVLGEHPLALEAAAHHRAPERLVRQLVELADALLDFQYRVLPQGDEKPSAAHRSRLALAEAAGTVLAGGLTLLGMDAPERL from the coding sequence GTGACCCCCGCTGACCTCTCTCGTACCGTCGTGCGCGCCGTGCGCTGCGCCGTCGAGGACGGGGAGCTGCCGGTGGACGCGGTCGTTCCCGAGCGGGTCGTGGTCGAGCGGACCCGTCCCGGTGGGGTGGGGGAGTACGCCACGCCCGTCGCGTTCCAGGTGGCCAGGTCGGCCCGCCGCGCACCCGGGGAGGTGGCGGCGGTGCTCGCGCGCCGGCTGGAGGTGTCGGACGGGATCGAGCGCGTCGAGATCACCGGGGCGGGGTTCCTGAACTTCGTGCTGCGGAAGCGTTCCGTCGCCGATCTGGTGCGGGAGATCCACGCCCAGGGAATCCGGTACGGATGCGCCCCGGATTCCGACCAGGAACAGGACCAAGATCAGGACCACGGTCAAGGCCTCGCCGTCGTCCCCGCTCCCCGCACCGAACTCCGCGCGCGCGTCGTCCGTGACGTCCTGCTGAGGATCGCGGCCACCCAGACCGCCGAACCCGCACCGAGCGCGCCCTCCTCACCGAACATCGCCCCCGTCCCCGCCAGGGAAGGGGACGTCGTCGCGCGCTTCGGGGTCGACGGCGCCGCCTGGGCCATGCTCTCCGTCGCGCCGCACGAGAGCCCGGTGTTCACCGAGCGGCTGCTCGCGCAGGACGAGTCCAACGAGTTCTTCCGCGTCCGGTACGCCCACTCCCGAGCCCGCGCGCTCACCCGCAACGCCGCCCAGCTCGGGTTCGAGAGCCTGCCCGGCGAGGTGGTGGGCGAGGACACCCTCCTGCGTGTCCTCGGCGAGCACCCCCTCGCCCTGGAGGCCGCCGCGCACCACCGTGCGCCCGAGCGACTCGTGCGGCAGCTCGTCGAGCTGGCCGACGCCCTGCTCGACTTCCAGTACCGGGTACTGCCCCAGGGCGACGAGAAACCCTCGGCCGCCCACCGCTCCCGGCTGGCTCTCGCCGAAGCCGCCGGGACGGTGCTGGCCGGTGGCCTGACCCTGCTCGGCATGGACGCCCCTGAACGCCTGTGA
- a CDS encoding HAMP domain-containing sensor histidine kinase has protein sequence MRHRLPAWTATLTWKSACFIVVMCCSLAAVLGALVHVEVTRQTVGTARDKALEKLRDASRAYEAGEALPPDSGLDPAELPPSLRELAVGGRQGTVVGTHDDRPTMWAAGPADGRALATAVDYSQSARTISGLDHAIIGSSLLAIGGTLLVGAFAVTRVTRRLHQTATVARRITQGDLDARVGDPRTWDPARHQDEVATVAGALDTMAGSLQAKLMSEQRFTADVAHELRTPLTGLQAASELLPEGRATELVQERVRTMRQLTEDLLEISRLDSGSEAVETDLHQLARLAGRVVRASGTDTEVVVVRDAHVETDRRRLERVLGNLVANAHKHGRAPVVLTVDGPVVTVRDHGDGYPDYLIAHGPQRFRSGSDSRSGKGKGKGKGHGLGLTIAVGQARVIGARLEFRRGTGGGALAVVTLPLPWPGG, from the coding sequence GTGAGACACCGGTTGCCGGCCTGGACCGCCACGCTGACCTGGAAGTCGGCGTGCTTCATCGTGGTCATGTGCTGCTCGCTGGCGGCGGTGCTGGGCGCGCTGGTGCACGTGGAGGTGACCCGGCAGACGGTCGGGACGGCGCGCGACAAGGCGTTGGAGAAGCTGCGCGACGCGTCCCGCGCCTACGAGGCGGGCGAGGCCCTGCCCCCCGATTCGGGGCTGGACCCGGCGGAGTTGCCGCCGTCGCTGCGGGAACTCGCGGTCGGTGGCCGGCAGGGGACGGTCGTGGGCACCCACGACGACCGGCCGACGATGTGGGCGGCCGGCCCCGCGGACGGCCGGGCGCTGGCCACCGCCGTCGACTACAGCCAGAGCGCGCGGACGATCAGCGGCCTGGACCACGCCATCATCGGCTCCTCCCTGCTGGCGATCGGGGGAACGCTGCTGGTGGGGGCGTTCGCCGTGACGCGCGTGACCCGGCGGCTGCACCAGACGGCGACGGTGGCCCGACGGATCACCCAGGGGGACCTGGACGCGCGGGTCGGCGATCCGCGCACGTGGGACCCGGCTCGGCACCAGGACGAGGTGGCGACGGTGGCGGGTGCGCTGGACACGATGGCGGGCAGCCTCCAGGCGAAACTGATGAGCGAGCAGAGGTTCACGGCGGACGTGGCGCACGAGCTGCGGACGCCGCTGACGGGCCTGCAGGCGGCGTCGGAACTGCTGCCGGAGGGGCGGGCGACGGAACTCGTACAGGAGCGGGTCCGTACGATGCGCCAACTCACCGAGGACCTGCTGGAGATCTCCCGACTGGACTCGGGCAGCGAGGCCGTGGAGACCGACCTGCACCAGCTCGCCCGGCTCGCGGGAAGGGTGGTGCGGGCCTCGGGGACGGACACGGAGGTCGTCGTCGTCCGGGACGCGCACGTGGAGACGGACCGGCGACGGCTGGAACGGGTGCTCGGCAACCTGGTGGCCAACGCCCACAAGCACGGGCGCGCGCCGGTGGTCCTGACCGTGGACGGGCCGGTGGTGACCGTACGGGACCACGGCGACGGCTACCCGGACTACCTGATCGCGCACGGCCCGCAACGCTTCCGGAGCGGGTCGGACTCCCGCTCGGGCAAGGGCAAGGGCAAGGGCAAGGGGCACGGGCTGGGGCTGACCATCGCGGTCGGACAGGCCCGGGTCATCGGGGCGCGGCTGGAGTTCCGGCGCGGAACGGGGGGCGGGGCGCTGGCGGTGGTCACCCTGCCGTTGCCCTGGCCGGGCGGGTGA
- the ligD gene encoding non-homologous end-joining DNA ligase has translation MAPITMVEGRRISLSNLDKVLYPESGFTKGEVLHYYASVAGAMLPHLHDRPVSFLRYPDGPDGQLFFTKNPPPGTPDWVRTTPVPRSEDVTAEQVVVGDLPTLMWAANLVVEFHTHQWPADAPGIADRLILDLDPGPPATVVECCAAALWLRERLAADGLHACAKTSGSKGLHLIVPLEPTPSERVSAYAKALAQEAERELPDLIVHRMAKNLRPGKVFVDHSQNAAAKTTAAPYTLRARARPTVSAPVSWDEVEACHDPAELVFLADDIPPRLARDGDLCAPLLDPDQAGGLP, from the coding sequence ATGGCGCCGATCACGATGGTGGAAGGGCGCCGCATCTCGCTCAGCAACCTGGACAAGGTGCTGTACCCGGAGAGCGGCTTCACCAAGGGCGAGGTCCTGCACTACTACGCCTCCGTCGCGGGCGCGATGCTGCCCCACCTCCACGACCGGCCGGTCTCGTTCCTGCGCTACCCCGACGGCCCGGACGGCCAGCTCTTCTTCACGAAGAACCCGCCGCCCGGCACGCCCGACTGGGTACGGACCACCCCGGTGCCCCGGTCCGAGGACGTCACCGCCGAACAGGTCGTCGTCGGCGACCTGCCCACCCTGATGTGGGCCGCCAACCTCGTCGTCGAGTTCCACACCCACCAGTGGCCCGCCGACGCCCCCGGCATCGCCGACCGGCTGATCCTCGACCTCGACCCCGGACCGCCCGCCACCGTCGTCGAGTGCTGCGCCGCCGCCCTCTGGCTCCGCGAACGCCTCGCCGCCGACGGGCTGCACGCCTGCGCCAAGACCTCCGGCTCCAAGGGCCTCCACCTGATCGTGCCGCTGGAGCCGACCCCGTCCGAGCGCGTGTCGGCGTACGCGAAGGCCCTCGCCCAAGAGGCCGAACGCGAGCTCCCGGACCTGATCGTCCACCGGATGGCCAAGAACCTGCGCCCCGGCAAGGTCTTCGTCGATCACAGCCAGAACGCCGCCGCCAAGACCACCGCCGCCCCCTACACCCTGCGCGCCCGCGCCCGGCCCACCGTCTCCGCGCCCGTCTCCTGGGACGAGGTGGAAGCCTGCCACGACCCCGCCGAGCTGGTCTTCCTCGCCGACGACATCCCACCCCGGCTCGCCCGCGACGGGGACCTCTGCGCCCCACTGCTCGACCCCGACCAGGCCGGCGGGCTGCCGTGA
- a CDS encoding DUF6479 family protein translates to MDTNLIYLAVDRTLTNIAWLLVVGLIVVGFLLGGFMLGKRVRAHEPAPPSTESQPHLPDGGAVLEVSEEREPVEFPTAGLRPHEMQGYGNFGSRSHSHQEDARAERESGYEHPNPRPPADKQPPTVPPLGGVKPV, encoded by the coding sequence ATGGACACGAACCTGATCTATCTCGCGGTGGACAGGACCCTCACGAACATCGCGTGGCTCCTGGTCGTCGGACTGATCGTCGTGGGTTTCCTGCTCGGCGGATTCATGCTGGGCAAACGGGTTCGGGCGCACGAGCCGGCGCCACCCAGCACCGAGAGCCAGCCCCACCTGCCCGACGGCGGTGCGGTGCTGGAGGTCTCCGAGGAGCGTGAGCCCGTGGAGTTCCCCACCGCCGGCCTGCGTCCGCACGAGATGCAGGGGTACGGGAACTTCGGCTCCCGGAGCCACAGCCACCAGGAGGACGCCCGCGCGGAGCGGGAATCCGGGTACGAGCACCCCAATCCGCGGCCGCCGGCGGACAAGCAACCGCCGACCGTGCCTCCGCTGGGCGGCGTGAAGCCGGTCTGA
- a CDS encoding XdhC family protein, which produces MRELVETARRWVAEGREAYLARPVTEQGFGPRDPAGAVLVDAGGECVGALYRGVFDAELVTEAGALGGGSARVCELSVGAGEAVEARLTCGGQAEVLLQPLVSIPGDWWELLGQGAGVALVTRLNAAADRAVSEVVRAVRLPADDAARRAGELLATRRPGRDALYGGSGLVLVEAYPSAPRVVVGGTGELAEIIGRQAALLEWGVTVVESAAEAAKVLADHRDAACLVLLSHDPDFDVPTLRTALALGIPYVGALGSRRTTTRRREGLIAAGVSEAELARVHGPIGLDLGARTPAETALAICAEILGVLGGRDGGGLRDSEGPLRG; this is translated from the coding sequence ATGCGTGAGTTGGTGGAGACGGCGCGGCGGTGGGTGGCCGAGGGGCGGGAGGCGTATCTGGCGCGGCCCGTGACCGAGCAGGGGTTCGGGCCGCGGGATCCTGCCGGGGCGGTGTTGGTGGATGCCGGCGGGGAGTGTGTGGGCGCGCTGTACCGGGGGGTCTTCGATGCCGAACTCGTCACCGAGGCGGGCGCCTTGGGCGGGGGGAGCGCGCGGGTGTGCGAGCTGTCCGTCGGGGCCGGGGAGGCCGTCGAGGCGCGGTTGACCTGTGGTGGGCAGGCCGAAGTGCTGTTGCAGCCGCTGGTGTCGATCCCGGGCGACTGGTGGGAGCTGCTGGGGCAGGGGGCCGGGGTGGCGTTGGTGACGCGGTTGAACGCGGCGGCCGATCGGGCGGTGAGCGAGGTGGTGCGGGCCGTGCGCCTGCCGGCCGATGACGCCGCGCGGCGGGCCGGGGAGCTGCTGGCGACCCGGCGGCCTGGGCGGGACGCCCTGTACGGGGGATCGGGACTGGTGCTCGTGGAGGCGTACCCGTCCGCTCCACGGGTGGTCGTCGGGGGGACCGGGGAGCTGGCCGAGATCATCGGGCGGCAGGCGGCCCTGCTGGAGTGGGGGGTCACGGTCGTGGAGTCGGCCGCGGAGGCCGCGAAGGTCCTGGCGGATCATCGGGACGCCGCGTGTCTGGTGCTGCTCAGCCACGACCCGGACTTCGACGTGCCGACGCTGCGGACGGCGCTCGCGCTCGGGATCCCGTACGTGGGGGCGCTCGGTTCCCGGCGGACCACCACGCGGCGGCGTGAGGGGCTGATCGCGGCCGGGGTGAGCGAGGCGGAGTTGGCGCGGGTGCACGGGCCGATCGGTCTGGATCTCGGGGCGCGGACGCCGGCGGAGACGGCCTTGGCGATCTGCGCCGAGATCCTCGGGGTGCTCGGGGGCCGGGACGGCGGCGGGTTGCGGGATTCCGAGGGTCCGCTGCGGGGCTGA